The genomic window TTGGTTCATTTTTTATAACTTCTATAAGTTCATCAGATATAGAATTTGGATACATATAATAAAGTCTTATCCATTTTATTCCCTCTACTTTTACAAGTTCTTTTAAAAGTTCAGGTAACATTCTTTTTCCATATATATCTTTTCCATATTCTGTAATTTCTTGGGCTAAAAGATTTAATTCAACAACTCCATCTTTTGCTAGATTTTCAGCTTCAGCCACTACATCTTCAATAGTTCTACTTCTTAAATCTCCTCTAAGTGATGGAATTATACAATAAGTACAATGTTTATCACAACCTTCAGAAATTTTTAAATAAGCACTATGAGGATAATTTGTAAGCATTCTTGGAGTTTTTGAAGTAGGTAGGAAGTCTAAACTTCCTACTCTTAATTCTTTTTTTCCGTCTATTATAGAGTCTACAACTTCACCAATTTTATCTACATCACCTGTTCCAACAACAGCATCAATTTCTGGAATTTCTTTTAATAATTCTTCTTTGTATCTTTCAGATAGACAACCAGAAACTATTAGTTTTTTTAGAGAGCCATCTTTCTTATAATCAGACATCTCTAAAATAGTTTGTATAGATTCTTCTTTAGCATCATTTATAAATGCACAAGTATTTACAATTATTATATCAGCCTCTTCTATATTTTCTACTAGTTCTAAATTTTTTTCTTTAACTAATATTCCTAACATATTTTCGCTGTCAACTGTATTTTTACTACAACCAAGGCTTATTAATCCTAATTTCATTAATTGTTCTCCTTAACTATTTAGCTAAATCTAATAATACTCTTTTTCTACTTAAACTAATTTTTCCACCTTCGTTAGAAATTACTTTTACATCAAAGGTATCTCCTTCTTTTAGTACATCTTCTACATTTGCAACTCTTTCAGTTGAAATTTCAGATACATGTAAAAGTCCTTCTTTACCTGGTAATATTTCCATAAAAGCTCCAAATTTAGCTACTTTTACAACTTTTCCTTTATAAACTTCTCCAACTTCTACATCTTTTACATAGTAGTTTACACGTTTTATAGTTTCTTCTAAAGCTTCTAAATCAGCACAGAATATTGAAACTTTTCCGTCATCTTCTATGTCAATTAAAGCTCCAGTTTCATCTATAATCTTTTTAATATTTTTTCCACTTGGTCCGATTAAAGCTCCAATTTTTTCTACATCTATTTGCATTCTATGGATTCTTGGAGCATTAGGTGCTAACTCTTCTCTTGGAGTAGGAATTGCAGCATTCATAACTCCTAATATTTCTATTCTGGCTTTATGAGCTTGATTTAAAGCAATTCTCATAATTTCTTCAGTGATTCCTGTAATTTTTATATCCATTTGTAAAGCAGTAATTCCTGATTTTGTTCCAGCTACTTTAAAGTCCATATCTCCTAAGTGGTCTTCAAGTCCCATTATATCTGTAAGAACTGTAAATTCATCTCCTTCTTTTACAAGTCCCATAGCAATTCCAGCTACATGTTCTTTAATAGGTACTCCAGCGTCCATTAAAGCTAATGACCCTCCACAAATTGAAGCTTGAGAAGATGAACCATTTGATTCTGTAATGTCAGATACAACTCTTACTGTATATGGGAATTCTTCCTCAGATGGAATTACATATGATAAAGCTCTTTCAGCTAATGAACCATGTCCTAACTCTCTTCTTCCAGGAGCTCCATTTCTTCCAATTTCTCCTACTGAATAAGCTGGGAAGTTATAGTGAAGATAGAATCTTTTGTAGAATTCTTCATCTAATGTATCTATTAGTTGTTCATTTACTTTTGAACCTAAAGTTACAGTAACAAGAGCTTGAGTTTCTCCTCTTGTAAACATTGCTGAACCATGAGGCATTGGTAAAGTTCCAACTTCAGCATATAAAGGTCTTATTTCGTCAGTTTTTCTTCCATCAACTCTATGTTTGTGATAAAGAATAACTTCTCTTACTAATTTTTTCATAAGTCCATCATAGTAAGTGTCAAATTCTGTCATTACATCTTCTGGTAACTCTTCTTCTGGAACTTCTGGATAGTTTTCATTGATGAACATTTCTTTTAATTCATCATGTAAAGCATCTACAGCGTCTTGTCTAGCTTGTTTTCCTGTAGTAAGTACAGCAGCCTTTAATTTTTCCTCTCCATTTGTATCTATAAAGTTTTTAACTAATGGATTTGGCTCTTCTTTAACAAACTCTATTTTTTCTTTTCCAACTAATTTTGTAAATTCTTCTTGGAATTCACAAAGTTTTTTAATATTTTCATGTCCAAACATTATAGCTTTTAACATAGTTTCTTCATCCATTTCAGCAGCTCCAGCTTCAACCATGTTTACAGCTTCTTTTGTTCCAGCAACTTTTAAGTTTAAATCACTTTCAGCAAGTTGAGTTGGTGTAGGATTTAATATAAACTCTCCATTTTTATCTCTACCAACTATTACAGATGATACAGGTCCTAAAAAAGGAATATCAGATATCATAAGAGCAGCTGATGAACCTATAGCACAAAGATAGTCAGGAGTATTTTCTCCATCATAAGAGAATATAGTATCAACTATTTGTACTTCATAATTAAATCCATCTGGGAACATTGGTCTTATTGGTCTATCTGTTAATCTTGAAATAAGAGTAGCATCTACTGATGGTTTAGCTTCTCTTTTATTAAATCCTCCAGGAAATTTTCCAGCAGCATAGAATTTTTCAATATAGTCTACTGTTAATGGAAAAAAGTCAGAACCAGCTCTTCCTTCTTTACTTCTATTTACAGTACATAACATAACTGTATCACCATATTGAATCATTACAGCACCATTTGATTGTCTAGCAAATTTTCCTGTTGAAAGAGATAGGGTTCTTCCACCAATTTCTAATTCTAATTTTGTTTCGTTAAACATTAAATTCCTCCTAATTTTTAAAATTTATTCCTTTTTAGAAGAAACTAGTATTTTAGGTAAATAATAAGGGAATGAAAATAAAATATTTATTTTCCCTCTCTTACTACTTACACTTTTATTTCTTCTAAAAGGCAATTCTATCATATAAGTATATCATTTTTAAATAAAAAAATCAATTAAGATTTTCTTATTCCAATTTGATTTTTTTTAGATTTTATGCTATTATTTACAGAAAAAATGTGGAGTGATTAAATGGAGATAAGACTAGCTTTAGAAAATGATTTAAAAAATATTATCAAAATAATAAATCAAGCTAAAGTATATATGAAAAATAATAATTTTAACCAATGGAATGATAATTATCCTAACAATGAAACTATCTCTAAAGATATTAAATTACAAGAAAGTTATGTTTTAATTGATGATGAAAAAATTGTAGGAACTTTTGTTTTATCTTTTGATGGTGAAATTAACTATAAAAATATTTATGAGGGAAATTGGAAAACAAATAATCCTTATGGAGTTTTACATAGAGTTGCCATAGATAATTCTTATAAAGGAAGAGGGTTAGCCAAAATAATTTTAGATTTTTCAGAAAAAGAAGCTTTAAAAAAAGGAATAAAAAATTTTAGAATAGATACTCATAAAGAAAATAAATCTATGAGAAAATTTATTGAAAAAAATGGTTTTGAATATTGTGGTATTATTTTAGTGGAAGATAAAACAGAAAGAGTTGCTTATGAAAAAATTTTATAAAAGTATGGGGATATAAAAAACTAATAAAATGAATGATTTTATTTTATATAAAACTTGTAAATTTAATCTTTAAAATATTTTTTAGACAAAATTATTATTTATATAGTCAAAAGTAAGAATATTAGACTTTGGAGGAAATTTTTATGAAAAAATTTATTAAATTATTAGTTGTATCTATGTTATTATTAGTTTTAGGAGCTTGTGGTAGCCTTTCTAAAAGAGGAAATGCAGACCTTACAAAATATAATGATATAAGAGCAACATTTGTTACAACTCAAGGAGAAATTAATTTTTATCTTTATCCAGAAGCAGCACCTATTACAGTTGCTAACTTTGTAAACTTAGCTTTAAGAGGATATTATGATAACACAGTATTTCATAGAGCAGTTGAAAACTTTATAGTTCAAGGGGGAGACCCTACAGGTACAGGACAAGGAACACCAGGATATGCTATTAAAGATGAATTTGTAAACTGGCTTGATTTCTATCAATCAGGAATGTTAGCAATGGCAAATATGGGACCTAATACTGGTGGTTCACAATTCTTTATAACATTATATCCAGCTGATTTCTTAAATAATAAACACACAGTATTTGGAGAGATTGTATCTCAAATAGATGGTGAAACTAGTAGAAAGTTAGAAAAAGGTGATGTTATAAAAGAAGTTAAAATATCAGGACATTATGATTTATTACTTGCTTTAAATAAAACTCAAGTGGATGAATGGAATAAAATTCTTGATGAAAAATATCCTAACTTAAAAAAATATCCAATTAAAGATATAAGCGAATTTGAAGATGAAGTTGCTAGATATCAAACTGAATTAAAAGAAATCTATACTCCACAAGAAAAAGTAGAGAAAAAAGAGAGAGAATTTTTTATTCCTAAAATGATAAGAGCTATTGAAAAAAAATTAAAAAGTGATGATACAGAATAATAAAAAGGCTATTGTAATTTTATACAATAGCCTAATTTTTTTAATCAGCTAATTTATTTTCAAAAGTTCTACTAATTTTAAATTTTACATATTTTCTAGATTTTACATCTATTTTTTTACTGATATTTTTGGGGTCTACAACAACTCTTTCTTTTGTCTTTCTAACTTCAAAAGAACCAAAATTTCTAAAAATAAGGTTTTTATCAATAGTTAAAGCATATTTTAATGTATCAAGAAAATTTTCAATATCTTTTTGTCCTTGTTTTTCTTCAATATTATGTCTAGTACAGTATAATTCTACAAACTCTTTTTTTATCATCTAAAATCCAACTCCTACATAATCTAAGTTTAAACTATCAGCAACTTTTCTACAAGTAACCCTTTCATCTTTTATATTTATTCCCCCTAAAAGTTCAGGATAGATTTCACAAGCTCCTTTAAGTCCACGACAAGCTATAGCTCTAGCATATTTTAATATAGAATTTTCACAAGAAAGAGTAGATGTTAATGGATAAGCACTTGCCATATTTCCTACACAATAATGAACTACACCATCTACTGAATATGTAGGATTTTCTAAAGAGGTAATTTTAGAAGTTTCAAAACATCCTCCTTGGTCAATGGCAACATCAACAATAACACTTCCCTTTTGCATAGAACTTATAAATTCTTTTGTAACTAAACAAGGAGTTTTTCCTCCAGGAATTAAAACAGTTCCTATTAATAAATCTGCACTAGCTACAGATTTTTCTATATTTTTAGGAGTTGAATAGAGAGTAGTTATTTGACTTTTATAACTATCATCAAGATATCTTAACTTATTTACATCTATATCTATGGCAGTAACTTCAGCTCCTAAACCAAAGGCAGCTTTAATAGCACTTTGTCCAGCTACACCAGCTCCCAAAACTACAACTTTACCTCTTTCTACACCAGGAACTCCACCTAATAATTTTCCCATTCCTCCATTATTTTTTTGTAAATAATAACTTCCAACTTGAACAGCCATTTTTCCAGCTACTTCTGACATTGGAGAAAGGATTGGAATACTACCATCTTTTAAAATTATTGTTTCATATCCTATACAAGTAGCTCCACTTTTTAATAATTCAAGAGTAGCCTCTTTTTGAGCAGCAAGATGTAGATAAGAATACAGGATATGATGAGGTTTTAAAAGTTTTATTTCAGAAAGAAGAGGTCTTTCAACTTTTATTATTAATTTTGTATTTTCATATAATTCTTCATTTGTTTCAACTATAGTAGCCCCACTTTTAATGTATTCTTCATCAGTTATTCCTGTATTTATACCAGCCCCTTTTTGTACAAATACTTCATTTCCATCTAAAACCAACTGACCTACACCAGCAGGGGTTAAGCC from Fusobacterium perfoetens ATCC 29250 includes these protein-coding regions:
- the rimO gene encoding 30S ribosomal protein S12 methylthiotransferase RimO, with protein sequence MKLGLISLGCSKNTVDSENMLGILVKEKNLELVENIEEADIIIVNTCAFINDAKEESIQTILEMSDYKKDGSLKKLIVSGCLSERYKEELLKEIPEIDAVVGTGDVDKIGEVVDSIIDGKKELRVGSLDFLPTSKTPRMLTNYPHSAYLKISEGCDKHCTYCIIPSLRGDLRSRTIEDVVAEAENLAKDGVVELNLLAQEITEYGKDIYGKRMLPELLKELVKVEGIKWIRLYYMYPNSISDELIEVIKNEPKICNYFDVPIQHISDNILQQMGRAKSGEVIRNILGRIRNAIPEATIRTTVIVGFPGETEENFQELKEFIEEFKFDYVGVFKYSREEDTVAYDLPNQIPEEIKEERWAELLNIQGEIIERKNEKFIGETVDVIIDGISTESEYMLEGRMRTQALDIDGKVLTSDGTAKIGDIVKVKIEQNFQYDFIGPILDEE
- the pnp gene encoding polyribonucleotide nucleotidyltransferase, with the protein product MFNETKLELEIGGRTLSLSTGKFARQSNGAVMIQYGDTVMLCTVNRSKEGRAGSDFFPLTVDYIEKFYAAGKFPGGFNKREAKPSVDATLISRLTDRPIRPMFPDGFNYEVQIVDTIFSYDGENTPDYLCAIGSSAALMISDIPFLGPVSSVIVGRDKNGEFILNPTPTQLAESDLNLKVAGTKEAVNMVEAGAAEMDEETMLKAIMFGHENIKKLCEFQEEFTKLVGKEKIEFVKEEPNPLVKNFIDTNGEEKLKAAVLTTGKQARQDAVDALHDELKEMFINENYPEVPEEELPEDVMTEFDTYYDGLMKKLVREVILYHKHRVDGRKTDEIRPLYAEVGTLPMPHGSAMFTRGETQALVTVTLGSKVNEQLIDTLDEEFYKRFYLHYNFPAYSVGEIGRNGAPGRRELGHGSLAERALSYVIPSEEEFPYTVRVVSDITESNGSSSQASICGGSLALMDAGVPIKEHVAGIAMGLVKEGDEFTVLTDIMGLEDHLGDMDFKVAGTKSGITALQMDIKITGITEEIMRIALNQAHKARIEILGVMNAAIPTPREELAPNAPRIHRMQIDVEKIGALIGPSGKNIKKIIDETGALIDIEDDGKVSIFCADLEALEETIKRVNYYVKDVEVGEVYKGKVVKVAKFGAFMEILPGKEGLLHVSEISTERVANVEDVLKEGDTFDVKVISNEGGKISLSRKRVLLDLAK
- a CDS encoding GNAT family N-acetyltransferase, coding for MEIRLALENDLKNIIKIINQAKVYMKNNNFNQWNDNYPNNETISKDIKLQESYVLIDDEKIVGTFVLSFDGEINYKNIYEGNWKTNNPYGVLHRVAIDNSYKGRGLAKIILDFSEKEALKKGIKNFRIDTHKENKSMRKFIEKNGFEYCGIILVEDKTERVAYEKIL
- a CDS encoding peptidylprolyl isomerase, which encodes MKKFIKLLVVSMLLLVLGACGSLSKRGNADLTKYNDIRATFVTTQGEINFYLYPEAAPITVANFVNLALRGYYDNTVFHRAVENFIVQGGDPTGTGQGTPGYAIKDEFVNWLDFYQSGMLAMANMGPNTGGSQFFITLYPADFLNNKHTVFGEIVSQIDGETSRKLEKGDVIKEVKISGHYDLLLALNKTQVDEWNKILDEKYPNLKKYPIKDISEFEDEVARYQTELKEIYTPQEKVEKKEREFFIPKMIRAIEKKLKSDDTE
- a CDS encoding HU family DNA-binding protein encodes the protein MIKKEFVELYCTRHNIEEKQGQKDIENFLDTLKYALTIDKNLIFRNFGSFEVRKTKERVVVDPKNISKKIDVKSRKYVKFKISRTFENKLAD
- the ald gene encoding alanine dehydrogenase is translated as MKIGIPKEQKDNESRVGLTPAGVGQLVLDGNEVFVQKGAGINTGITDEEYIKSGATIVETNEELYENTKLIIKVERPLLSEIKLLKPHHILYSYLHLAAQKEATLELLKSGATCIGYETIILKDGSIPILSPMSEVAGKMAVQVGSYYLQKNNGGMGKLLGGVPGVERGKVVVLGAGVAGQSAIKAAFGLGAEVTAIDIDVNKLRYLDDSYKSQITTLYSTPKNIEKSVASADLLIGTVLIPGGKTPCLVTKEFISSMQKGSVIVDVAIDQGGCFETSKITSLENPTYSVDGVVHYCVGNMASAYPLTSTLSCENSILKYARAIACRGLKGACEIYPELLGGINIKDERVTCRKVADSLNLDYVGVGF